From the genome of Ectobacillus sp. JY-23, one region includes:
- the spoIIIAD gene encoding stage III sporulation protein AD produces MLQIVGLGLIATFLAAVLNQQKSSITSMFIVFVGAVMFLFLIDQIGAILGMIQRIASEANVNNVYVETLLKIIGIAYIAEFGAQITKDAGQGAIASKIELAGKVLILVMAIPILTVVIETILGFLPKGG; encoded by the coding sequence ATTTTACAAATTGTAGGTCTCGGATTAATTGCCACCTTTTTAGCGGCTGTATTAAATCAGCAGAAATCAAGTATTACTTCAATGTTTATCGTGTTTGTTGGTGCAGTGATGTTTTTGTTTTTAATCGATCAAATTGGGGCCATATTGGGCATGATCCAACGCATTGCCAGCGAAGCGAATGTGAATAACGTGTATGTCGAAACGTTGCTGAAAATTATCGGTATTGCTTACATTGCTGAATTCGGTGCGCAAATTACAAAGGATGCAGGGCAGGGAGCGATTGCCTCTAAAATTGAATTAGCTGGTAAAGTTCTCATTCTTGTGATGGCCATCCCCATTTTAACAGTAGTGATTGAAACTATTTTAGGCTTTTTACCAAAGGGAGGATAA
- the spoIIIAE gene encoding stage III sporulation protein AE encodes MKRKRGMLFLFFFLFFCSVPVQASPVQQKIADSQLEQIGVTEIKQYWDELVSKYGVYLPESQKGSFMEFVKGEKQLSLEAWVGGFLSYLFHELIANGKLLGTLIMLTIFSALLQSLQSAFDKSNVGKIADAVVYMVLMIFALNSFYVVTTYAKETIQMMIDFILALLPILLGLIAAGGGIVSVSFFHPIIVFLMNTSGVLMNYVVLPLLFLATILSIVSTMSDQYKVTKLAKLFQNVSVGLIGIFLTVFLGVLSVQGTATAVADGVAVKTAKFVTGNFIPVVGRMFTEAADTVVTASALLKNTVGIAGVIILLLIVIFPAIKIFTIAFIYKFAAAILQPVGSGSIIQCLDIIGKSIIYVFACLAIVSLMFFLSITIIVAAGNVTLMMR; translated from the coding sequence ATGAAGCGAAAAAGAGGTATGCTGTTTCTCTTTTTCTTTCTTTTCTTTTGTTCCGTACCTGTACAAGCCTCCCCGGTGCAACAGAAAATAGCCGATAGTCAGCTAGAGCAAATTGGTGTAACGGAGATTAAGCAGTACTGGGACGAGCTTGTTAGCAAATACGGTGTGTATTTGCCGGAAAGTCAAAAGGGAAGTTTTATGGAGTTTGTTAAGGGAGAGAAACAACTGTCATTAGAAGCGTGGGTTGGTGGGTTTCTTTCTTATTTATTTCATGAGTTAATTGCAAACGGCAAACTGCTTGGTACTTTAATTATGCTAACAATCTTCAGTGCGCTGCTACAATCGCTGCAATCTGCATTTGATAAAAGTAATGTGGGGAAAATTGCTGATGCGGTCGTTTATATGGTGCTGATGATTTTTGCACTTAACAGCTTTTATGTCGTCACAACGTATGCTAAAGAAACGATTCAAATGATGATCGACTTTATTCTGGCATTGCTACCAATTTTATTAGGATTGATTGCTGCAGGCGGCGGTATTGTGTCCGTATCTTTCTTTCACCCGATTATCGTATTTTTGATGAATACGAGTGGTGTGCTTATGAATTATGTTGTACTGCCTCTTTTATTTTTGGCAACCATTTTAAGTATTGTAAGTACAATGAGCGATCAATACAAGGTAACAAAATTGGCGAAGTTGTTTCAAAATGTGAGCGTAGGATTGATAGGAATCTTTTTAACAGTTTTTCTTGGGGTTTTGTCCGTACAAGGAACTGCCACGGCGGTGGCCGATGGTGTTGCGGTGAAGACAGCTAAGTTTGTTACAGGGAATTTTATTCCAGTAGTTGGACGTATGTTTACGGAGGCTGCTGATACTGTTGTGACTGCTTCCGCACTGCTGAAGAATACAGTAGGAATCGCGGGGGTTATCATTCTATTGTTAATTGTTATTTTTCCAGCGATTAAAATCTTTACGATTGCGTTTATTTATAAATTTGCAGCTGCAATTTTACAGCCTGTAGGTAGCGGTTCGATCATCCAATGTTTGGATATTATCGGAAAAAGTATTATTTATGTATTTGCATGTTTGGCGATTGTTTCCCTAATGTTTTTTCTGAGTATCACCATTATCGTCGCAGCTGGTAATGTCACGCTGATGATGCGATAG
- the spoIIIAC gene encoding stage III sporulation protein AC, translated as MSMEVGLIFQIAGIGIILAFIHTVLKELKREDIANWTILVGFVVILLHVAVLINSLFDKIKSVFLFQ; from the coding sequence ATGTCTATGGAAGTAGGACTTATTTTTCAAATCGCAGGCATCGGTATTATCTTGGCTTTCATTCACACAGTGTTAAAAGAGCTGAAGCGAGAGGATATTGCAAACTGGACCATTCTAGTTGGCTTTGTTGTTATCCTGCTCCACGTTGCAGTATTAATTAATAGCTTGTTCGATAAAATCAAGAGTGTGTTTTTGTTTCAGTAA